One Proteinivorax tanatarense DNA segment encodes these proteins:
- a CDS encoding FAD-dependent oxidoreductase produces MVKEKVLDLANKISRTKRGKKDAITPERPEYKILEPVVTEEMAEVGLCLEFRKPLSAKEVADACGKSEEKTHELLLELADCGAAFVNEVDGVDKFWIDIWVPGHMEMMANHRENVRKYPQIAEAFDEYGKVKGPQGAGIFPVGIGPMRVIPIEESIQGETRRASYEEVSKYLNENDVFSVSDCSCRTSREAMGEGCGHLKEEMCIQLGHAAEYYIRTGRGREITREEAFEIIDKAEKNGLMHSIPNLDGPGKTHAICNCCGCSCFALRIAGMFNNPDMIRSNYVSKVDKEKCVACGECIENCPTNALKLGQKVCTKTPLEEKERPLPYDTEWGSDKWNPDYRTNKELVVESGTSPCKTECPAHIGIQGYIKLAAQGEYSKALELIKEENPFPAVCGRVCPRKCESECTRSDIDDPVAIDDIKKFIAEQELKSEYRYVPRKKGEHTEKIAVVGAGPAGLSCAYYLAVQGYPVTVYEKEEILGGMLTLGIPSYRLGRNVVNAEIDILRELGVKFKTGVEVGKDITIKQLRNQRYKAFYVAIGAKAGRKLGLEGENAEGVDTGVDFLRKVNLGKEKEIKGSTVVIGGGNVAIDVARTATRIGASKVDMFCLENRSEMPALEEEVDEALSEGININNSWGPKRIVTKNGRVTGVEFKKCISVFDKQGNFNPKFDDKDTKVVEADNVLISVGQQMDWGGLTKDSGIQLNPNNTIKADATTYQTDEPDVFAGGDALTGPKFAIDAIALGKEGAISIHRYVHPGQSLTIGRAKKEYRALDKENLDLAGYDRLPRQRSLHVDGNKAKETFEDLRSTFTEEQLLSEAERCLDCGATYVDEFMCVGCGSCVTRCKFDAISLERKYDENTVEFEQVKPRVVKYALKRKVRIKGKDMKNFFGGMFKKD; encoded by the coding sequence ATGGTAAAAGAAAAGGTTTTAGATCTTGCTAATAAAATTAGCAGAACTAAGAGAGGCAAAAAAGATGCAATTACACCAGAGCGCCCAGAATATAAAATTTTAGAGCCAGTTGTTACAGAGGAAATGGCTGAGGTTGGTCTTTGCCTTGAGTTCAGAAAACCCCTAAGCGCAAAAGAAGTGGCTGATGCATGTGGAAAATCTGAGGAAAAAACCCATGAACTTTTGTTGGAATTAGCTGATTGTGGTGCAGCTTTTGTTAATGAAGTTGATGGTGTTGATAAGTTTTGGATTGATATATGGGTTCCAGGCCATATGGAAATGATGGCAAACCATAGAGAAAATGTAAGAAAATACCCTCAAATTGCTGAAGCTTTTGATGAGTACGGCAAAGTTAAAGGGCCCCAAGGGGCAGGGATTTTCCCAGTAGGAATTGGTCCTATGCGTGTTATTCCTATCGAAGAATCAATTCAAGGAGAAACCCGAAGAGCTTCCTATGAGGAAGTTTCGAAATATCTTAATGAAAATGATGTTTTTTCAGTTTCTGACTGTTCTTGTCGTACCTCCAGGGAAGCTATGGGCGAGGGATGCGGACATTTAAAGGAAGAAATGTGTATTCAGCTAGGTCATGCTGCTGAGTATTATATCAGAACAGGAAGAGGGCGTGAAATTACCCGAGAAGAGGCATTTGAAATTATAGATAAGGCTGAGAAAAATGGTTTGATGCATAGTATTCCGAACTTAGATGGACCTGGCAAAACTCATGCCATTTGTAATTGTTGTGGCTGTTCTTGTTTTGCACTTAGAATAGCAGGGATGTTTAACAACCCTGACATGATTCGCTCAAACTATGTATCTAAAGTGGATAAGGAAAAATGTGTTGCTTGTGGTGAATGTATAGAAAACTGTCCAACCAATGCATTGAAATTAGGACAAAAGGTTTGTACAAAAACTCCTTTAGAAGAAAAAGAACGTCCGTTACCCTACGATACCGAATGGGGTTCAGATAAATGGAATCCAGATTACAGAACCAACAAAGAGCTTGTTGTAGAGTCAGGGACTAGTCCATGTAAAACAGAATGTCCAGCACATATAGGTATACAGGGATATATCAAGCTTGCTGCCCAAGGTGAGTACTCAAAAGCTCTAGAGCTAATTAAGGAAGAAAATCCGTTTCCTGCAGTTTGCGGACGAGTATGTCCTAGAAAATGTGAATCAGAGTGTACAAGGTCAGATATCGATGACCCAGTTGCAATCGACGATATAAAGAAGTTTATTGCTGAACAAGAGTTAAAATCAGAGTATCGTTATGTGCCTAGAAAGAAAGGGGAGCACACAGAAAAAATCGCTGTAGTAGGAGCAGGGCCAGCTGGTCTTTCATGTGCTTATTATTTAGCTGTTCAAGGGTATCCCGTTACTGTTTATGAAAAAGAAGAAATATTAGGTGGGATGTTAACACTTGGTATACCCTCTTATAGACTAGGCAGAAATGTTGTAAATGCTGAAATAGATATTTTACGGGAATTAGGTGTCAAATTTAAAACAGGCGTGGAAGTTGGAAAAGATATCACCATTAAACAGCTGAGAAACCAACGCTATAAAGCGTTTTATGTAGCAATCGGTGCAAAAGCTGGTAGAAAATTAGGCTTAGAAGGTGAAAATGCTGAAGGTGTCGATACAGGAGTCGACTTTTTACGTAAAGTAAACCTAGGTAAAGAAAAAGAGATAAAAGGATCGACGGTTGTAATTGGTGGAGGTAATGTTGCCATAGATGTAGCACGAACTGCTACTAGAATCGGTGCTTCTAAGGTAGATATGTTCTGTTTAGAAAATAGAAGCGAAATGCCAGCTCTTGAAGAAGAAGTTGATGAAGCTTTATCAGAGGGAATAAATATAAATAACTCCTGGGGACCTAAAAGAATTGTAACTAAAAATGGACGAGTAACAGGAGTAGAATTTAAAAAATGTATTTCTGTTTTTGATAAACAAGGGAACTTTAATCCAAAATTTGATGATAAAGACACAAAAGTAGTTGAAGCTGACAATGTATTAATTTCGGTAGGGCAACAGATGGACTGGGGAGGCTTAACTAAAGATAGTGGGATACAGCTAAATCCTAATAACACAATTAAAGCTGATGCTACAACCTATCAAACTGATGAACCTGATGTTTTTGCTGGTGGTGATGCATTAACAGGACCTAAATTTGCCATAGATGCCATTGCACTAGGAAAAGAAGGCGCAATTTCTATCCACCGCTATGTACACCCTGGCCAAAGTTTAACCATAGGACGTGCTAAAAAAGAATATAGAGCACTAGACAAAGAAAACTTAGATCTTGCTGGTTATGATCGTTTACCTAGACAAAGGTCCCTTCATGTTGATGGAAATAAAGCAAAAGAAACCTTTGAGGATTTGCGTAGCACATTTACAGAAGAACAACTTTTAAGTGAAGCAGAACGTTGTTTAGACTGTGGAGCTACTTACGTTGATGAATTTATGTGCGTAGGATGTGGGTCTTGTGTAACTAGGTGTAAATTTGACGCTATTTCATTAGAAAGAAAATATGATGAAAATACCGTAGAATTTGAACAGGTTAAACCCAGAGTTGTCAAATACGCCTTGAAACGTAAGGTGAGAATTAAAGGTAAAGACATGAAAAACTTCTTTGGTGGAATGTTTAAAAAGGATTAA
- a CDS encoding radical SAM/SPASM domain-containing protein → MKESSYNFFYEFQKDPSKLIAYNSRTNSLALINKKDYAELKKYVENGVQIEDAKLLKELQKGEFLIEPDINELEILKFKMFASRYSSKGLGLTIAPTLDCNFACTYCYEKGKNEGYMSKEVQNNIIKFIEKQSKFIEQLSISWYGGEPLLAMEAIENITNKVLEIVKREKIKFSAMIVTNGYNLTKDTLLKLKKLNIKAMQVTIDGTGETHNSRRPLKNGGPTFERILSNLSENKKYLPSTNLRVNIDKENIKSLEEILEVIKEYNLEKTVATYPGYIEPTNDCYSVNNCLEVCDFSKVEYEFHERLQAVNFVPNIDYKYPYIKTNVCTADNLNSMVIDPKGDIYKCWSDVGRSEYKISNISENKMINLEKFFQYILYDPTIDEDCKDCEVLPLCMGGCPRRRVDNIVDRCTSYKYVLEGYIKNIALNKYRELNNEKVERR, encoded by the coding sequence ATGAAAGAATCAAGTTATAATTTTTTCTATGAGTTTCAAAAAGACCCAAGTAAATTGATAGCTTACAATTCTAGAACAAACTCATTGGCTTTAATTAATAAAAAGGATTACGCAGAACTAAAAAAATATGTTGAAAATGGTGTGCAAATTGAAGATGCAAAGTTATTAAAGGAACTGCAAAAAGGGGAGTTTTTGATAGAACCAGATATAAATGAACTTGAGATACTTAAATTTAAAATGTTTGCTAGTAGATATTCTTCTAAAGGACTAGGCTTGACTATTGCTCCTACCCTTGATTGTAACTTTGCTTGTACTTACTGTTATGAAAAGGGAAAAAATGAAGGCTATATGTCTAAAGAGGTACAAAATAATATTATAAAATTTATAGAAAAGCAATCAAAATTTATTGAACAATTATCCATATCATGGTATGGAGGAGAACCATTATTAGCCATGGAAGCTATTGAAAATATAACTAATAAAGTACTGGAAATTGTTAAGCGGGAAAAAATCAAGTTTTCCGCCATGATAGTGACTAACGGATATAATTTAACAAAGGATACTTTACTTAAATTAAAAAAACTAAATATTAAAGCTATGCAAGTTACTATAGATGGAACTGGTGAAACACATAACTCTAGACGTCCTTTAAAAAATGGAGGCCCAACATTTGAACGTATATTATCAAACTTGTCAGAAAATAAAAAGTATCTACCTTCTACTAATCTAAGAGTTAATATAGATAAAGAAAATATAAAAAGTTTAGAAGAAATTTTAGAGGTGATAAAGGAATATAATTTAGAAAAAACAGTAGCAACATATCCAGGATATATTGAACCAACTAATGATTGTTATTCCGTTAACAATTGTTTAGAAGTATGTGATTTTTCAAAAGTTGAGTATGAGTTTCATGAGAGACTACAAGCAGTAAATTTCGTGCCCAATATAGATTATAAGTACCCATATATTAAAACTAATGTTTGTACGGCAGATAACCTAAATTCAATGGTTATTGATCCTAAAGGTGACATTTATAAATGTTGGTCTGATGTGGGTAGGAGTGAGTATAAAATTAGTAATATTTCTGAGAACAAAATGATTAACTTGGAAAAATTTTTCCAATATATACTTTATGACCCTACTATTGATGAGGACTGTAAGGACTGTGAAGTTTTACCGTTATGTATGGGAGGGTGCCCTAGAAGAAGAGTAGATAATATAGTAGATAGATGCACTTCTTACAAGTATGTTTTAGAAGGTTATATTAAGAATATAGCTTTAAACAAATATAGAGAATTAAATAATGAAAAAGTGGAAAGGAGGTGA
- a CDS encoding class I SAM-dependent methyltransferase, protein MKSQKEFFNSMASSWDVKCNHDMNKVEYILDLLEIKKGDKILDVGTGTGVLVPILSKKVGLSGNVKAIDIADKMIEVAQKKYNYDNVEFVCDDVLKIKEDKNEHDHIICYSMFPHFQNKEQAVKLLASKLSNGGKLVICHSQSREAINNLHKSKGEAVKEDNLPDFTVIKQYYHKAGLDIVKKIDTEQMFVVIGIK, encoded by the coding sequence ATGAAGTCTCAAAAAGAATTTTTTAACAGCATGGCAAGCTCATGGGACGTTAAATGTAATCATGACATGAATAAGGTGGAGTATATTCTAGATTTATTAGAAATAAAAAAAGGTGATAAAATTCTAGATGTAGGTACTGGTACCGGTGTGTTAGTGCCCATTTTATCAAAAAAAGTAGGTTTAAGCGGTAATGTTAAAGCTATAGACATAGCCGACAAAATGATAGAAGTTGCTCAAAAAAAATATAACTATGACAACGTGGAATTTGTGTGTGATGATGTTCTTAAAATTAAAGAAGATAAAAATGAGCACGACCATATTATTTGCTATTCAATGTTTCCCCACTTTCAAAACAAAGAACAAGCTGTAAAATTGCTAGCGTCTAAATTAAGTAATGGGGGAAAGTTAGTGATTTGCCATTCTCAGAGTAGAGAGGCAATAAATAATCTACATAAAAGCAAAGGAGAAGCTGTAAAAGAAGATAATCTTCCAGATTTTACAGTGATTAAACAATATTATCACAAAGCGGGATTGGATATAGTAAAAAAAATAGATACTGAACAGATGTTTGTGGTTATAGGAATCAAATAA
- a CDS encoding DUF5692 family protein, with translation MFFFEAIPLHNVVMWFAVLGILIGLNEIVRASKWGSIIIFIVMPVLLTFVWLNSDSELLSWFHWVKVYSALAGSLIYMVIRYTDYHKKHKWYLVLVPAILAINIIEAAIRELQVGINGFEGMVDGMYYISGGWNYVNAAAGLLSMLLICGWVGIYATNGNRRDMVWPDLSMLYIIAYAVWNISYVYSCAPGNAFYSGIALNIAPIIPALFWAKGTWMQNRAHTLSFWMLWIMTFPAFFAVGSTFNVSVSYNPAANWVLAITSLGLHVVLAVWQVYRIVKLRRNPVKGEVWTDTSQYQSPTNIAG, from the coding sequence ATGTTCTTTTTTGAAGCTATACCTTTGCATAACGTGGTAATGTGGTTCGCAGTATTAGGAATTCTTATAGGATTAAATGAAATCGTTCGTGCAAGTAAATGGGGAAGTATTATTATATTTATCGTAATGCCTGTTTTGCTAACTTTTGTTTGGCTTAACTCAGATAGTGAACTTTTATCATGGTTCCATTGGGTTAAGGTTTATTCAGCACTAGCTGGAAGTTTAATTTACATGGTGATAAGATATACCGATTATCATAAAAAACATAAATGGTATTTAGTTTTAGTTCCTGCAATTTTAGCTATAAATATTATCGAAGCGGCAATTAGAGAACTACAAGTTGGTATAAACGGTTTTGAAGGCATGGTTGATGGCATGTATTATATTTCCGGTGGATGGAATTATGTCAACGCGGCAGCCGGTTTGCTAAGCATGTTATTGATATGCGGATGGGTTGGTATTTATGCAACTAATGGAAATCGTAGAGATATGGTTTGGCCTGATTTAAGTATGCTTTATATAATAGCTTATGCAGTTTGGAATATATCTTATGTATATTCATGTGCTCCTGGAAATGCTTTTTATTCGGGGATAGCTCTTAATATCGCTCCCATAATTCCTGCTCTATTTTGGGCTAAAGGAACTTGGATGCAGAATAGAGCTCATACACTATCGTTTTGGATGTTATGGATAATGACTTTCCCTGCATTTTTTGCTGTGGGCAGTACTTTTAATGTAAGTGTTAGTTATAATCCTGCAGCAAACTGGGTATTGGCTATAACCTCTTTGGGACTTCATGTCGTTCTTGCTGTCTGGCAAGTTTATAGAATTGTTAAGCTTCGCCGCAATCCTGTAAAAGGAGAAGTTTGGACTGACACAAGCCAATATCAATCTCCAACTAACATAGCTGGATAG
- a CDS encoding ECF transporter S component, with translation MKKPISKQLTLSGLLISVGVILPMVFHAAGGGGPVFLPMHIPVLLAGFFLSIPFALMVGALTPMLSSFITGMPPAFPMLPIMIFELATYAAVASLIYRKYQLNVYIALIVSMFCGRVVAGVMVWFLTTLFTTQLPGPIIFIKGAVATGIPGIIIQLIFIPAIVFAVNKYFSDNVQQAS, from the coding sequence GTGAAGAAACCTATTTCAAAACAACTGACACTTTCTGGACTGCTTATATCTGTTGGGGTGATACTACCAATGGTGTTTCATGCAGCAGGTGGAGGTGGGCCAGTTTTTTTACCTATGCATATTCCAGTGTTGCTGGCAGGCTTTTTTTTAAGCATTCCTTTTGCCTTGATGGTTGGTGCTTTAACTCCGATGCTCAGTTCTTTTATAACGGGTATGCCTCCAGCATTTCCTATGTTGCCAATAATGATTTTTGAATTGGCTACATATGCAGCTGTGGCAAGTCTTATTTATCGAAAGTATCAGCTTAATGTTTATATAGCACTTATAGTTAGTATGTTTTGTGGTAGAGTTGTAGCGGGAGTAATGGTATGGTTTTTGACAACCCTATTTACTACTCAACTACCTGGTCCGATAATTTTTATTAAAGGAGCAGTTGCCACAGGGATACCTGGTATCATTATACAACTGATATTTATTCCTGCAATTGTTTTTGCAGTAAATAAATATTTCAGTGATAATGTTCAACAAGCTTCTTAG
- a CDS encoding helix-turn-helix domain-containing protein, translating to MNYHLKLFGEKVKSIRKELRISQRAISEQTGVNIDTIRKIEKGMVIPRLDTLEILSTVLKQDISKLFLDYRLDNQAAFKEVKAKLEYKLNNNKYEDLYLEREQLKRIKFSTKSDYYHLLITQLFFFVDAIILYKVENKPEKAYKKLINSLKVTNQNFTLADYQIFIYSSMELRILMSIGFILNSLNESNKYLEILEFCMERVEVESSLHPKLCHNLSTAYKRNKQYEKALRYSNIGIECCKKSTNVTGLHILYYGKGVVEYYLNDPKYIKSIKTALLLCDILEQEKFKNKILKNCKDILKCKYEFENFSIK from the coding sequence GTGAATTACCACTTAAAACTTTTTGGTGAAAAAGTAAAGTCAATCAGAAAAGAACTTAGAATTTCCCAAAGAGCCATATCTGAACAAACAGGAGTTAACATTGATACTATTCGTAAGATAGAAAAAGGTATGGTTATACCTCGGCTTGATACGTTAGAAATTTTATCAACTGTATTAAAGCAAGATATAAGCAAATTATTTCTGGATTATCGGCTAGATAATCAGGCTGCATTTAAAGAAGTTAAAGCTAAACTAGAATATAAGTTGAATAATAATAAGTATGAAGACCTATATTTAGAACGGGAACAACTTAAAAGGATAAAATTTTCTACAAAATCCGATTACTACCATCTTTTGATAACACAACTATTTTTTTTTGTTGATGCTATAATTTTATATAAAGTAGAAAATAAACCTGAAAAAGCTTATAAAAAGTTAATTAATTCATTAAAGGTAACTAACCAAAACTTTACTTTGGCAGATTATCAAATTTTTATCTACTCCTCTATGGAATTAAGAATTTTAATGAGTATTGGCTTCATTTTAAATAGTTTAAATGAGTCAAATAAGTACTTAGAAATTTTAGAGTTTTGCATGGAAAGGGTAGAAGTAGAAAGTTCGTTACATCCAAAATTGTGCCATAACCTATCCACAGCCTATAAAAGAAATAAGCAATATGAAAAAGCTCTTAGGTATTCAAATATAGGTATCGAATGTTGCAAAAAAAGTACTAATGTTACAGGTCTTCATATCCTTTATTACGGTAAAGGCGTTGTTGAATATTATTTAAATGATCCTAAATATATAAAATCAATAAAAACTGCATTATTATTATGTGACATCCTTGAACAAGAAAAGTTTAAAAATAAAATATTAAAAAACTGTAAAGATATACTTAAGTGCAAATATGAATTTGAAAACTTTTCTATTAAATGA
- a CDS encoding hydrogenase maturation nickel metallochaperone HypA, whose amino-acid sequence MHELGVVIKVVETVEHFAEKNNLQKVDKLVLQIGELSSMIPRYVEACYPAAVDGTSLEETKLDIEIIPANVMCKKCDKVFKFSEKATRCTYCDSEKLELLSGKEFLIKEIIAC is encoded by the coding sequence TTGCATGAATTAGGAGTTGTGATAAAAGTAGTAGAGACGGTGGAACACTTTGCGGAAAAGAATAACTTACAAAAAGTAGATAAATTAGTTTTACAAATAGGGGAATTATCTTCAATGATTCCAAGGTATGTAGAGGCGTGCTATCCTGCAGCTGTTGATGGTACATCTTTAGAGGAGACAAAGCTTGATATTGAAATAATTCCAGCAAATGTAATGTGTAAAAAATGCGATAAAGTATTTAAATTTTCTGAGAAAGCCACCCGTTGTACTTATTGTGATAGTGAGAAACTTGAACTTTTAAGTGGTAAAGAATTTTTAATTAAAGAAATCATAGCGTGTTAG